Proteins co-encoded in one Bradyrhizobium sp. 170 genomic window:
- a CDS encoding fused MFS/spermidine synthase produces MSLFHASDRISTGLDRQAAGIRLLPFLYGLTLFVSALLLFSIQPMFAKMVLPKLGGAPAVWSVAMVFFQTTLLAGYAYAHVLNRTLRSRRVAMLHLVLVAVTAMTLPIAVAPGWSAPPPDGTALWLFGLFAISIGLPFFTLSASAPLLQSWFAASGHRQAGNPYVLYAASNLGSFAALFAYPVVIEPILTLKAQTAAWSFGFALFAVLLAVASLFTSGAAPVAAQAAPQDEVRASAIERMRWIALAAVPSGLVIAVTAYLTTDIAAAPFLWVLPLAIYLLTFVAAFRERPWIAHANVVRFVPFAVAPLAVSLIGGDKVFWLTMIALNLVAFALLTLMCHGELYGRRPSPRRLTEFYLCTSFGGVIGGAFAGLLAPQIFNGNYEYPILVALAVLCMPGIFAGGIRKAAAELWPWLLPSMVLTLVWCVTRLQLPATLELPFQVLLALLAAAMLFLRQRLMPFFGLVVLSFVITGVWRPGIAPIETARSFFGVHRVAEVADGKARILYHGTTIHGAQRLRNDDGTPVDGSPTPLTYYYPQGPLAEAINAARAAHGVLGHVAVVGLGTGSLACHRKAGEHWTFFEIDPEVIRIARDPRLFTFLSSCAPDAPVVAGDARLTLEASSGRYDLIVLDAFSSDSIPAHLLTREALAGYLSKLSPRGVIVAHISNRHLDLAPVVANVARSQGLVGFLREDDRAGDFMATFASNARVVAMAREAGDTGSVAGKWAPLHPGPASALWTDDYSNILGIMLRRKFGG; encoded by the coding sequence ATGTCACTCTTCCATGCTTCGGACCGGATATCGACTGGCCTTGATCGGCAGGCGGCAGGCATCCGGCTCTTGCCGTTTCTCTACGGGCTGACGCTATTCGTCTCGGCGCTGCTTCTGTTCTCGATCCAGCCGATGTTTGCAAAGATGGTGCTGCCGAAACTCGGCGGCGCGCCGGCCGTGTGGTCGGTCGCGATGGTGTTCTTTCAAACGACGTTGCTGGCAGGTTATGCCTACGCCCATGTGTTGAACCGCACGCTGCGGTCTCGCCGGGTCGCGATGCTTCATCTGGTGCTGGTCGCAGTCACGGCGATGACGTTGCCGATTGCCGTTGCGCCGGGATGGTCAGCGCCGCCGCCGGATGGTACGGCGCTCTGGCTGTTCGGATTGTTTGCGATCTCGATCGGCCTTCCATTCTTCACGCTGTCGGCCAGCGCGCCTCTGCTGCAAAGCTGGTTTGCCGCGAGTGGGCACAGGCAGGCGGGCAACCCCTACGTGCTCTACGCCGCGTCCAATCTCGGGTCGTTTGCCGCGCTGTTCGCCTATCCCGTCGTCATCGAGCCGATCCTGACGCTGAAGGCGCAAACCGCGGCCTGGTCGTTCGGATTTGCGCTGTTCGCAGTGCTCCTGGCTGTCGCCAGCCTGTTCACCTCGGGCGCAGCACCGGTCGCAGCGCAGGCAGCGCCGCAGGACGAAGTTCGTGCGAGTGCCATTGAACGAATGCGCTGGATTGCGCTTGCAGCGGTGCCGTCCGGACTCGTTATCGCAGTCACGGCGTATCTGACGACCGATATCGCGGCCGCGCCGTTCCTGTGGGTGCTTCCGCTGGCGATATACCTGCTCACCTTCGTCGCCGCGTTTCGCGAACGACCGTGGATCGCACATGCCAATGTGGTCCGGTTTGTTCCGTTCGCAGTGGCGCCGCTCGCGGTGAGCCTGATCGGCGGGGACAAGGTGTTCTGGCTGACGATGATTGCCCTCAATCTCGTCGCGTTCGCGCTCCTGACGCTGATGTGCCATGGCGAACTCTATGGGCGTCGTCCGAGCCCTCGGCGGCTGACGGAATTTTACCTTTGCACCTCGTTCGGCGGGGTGATTGGCGGAGCGTTTGCGGGCCTGCTGGCGCCGCAGATATTCAACGGCAATTACGAATACCCGATCCTGGTCGCGCTGGCGGTGCTGTGCATGCCCGGAATCTTCGCCGGCGGCATCCGCAAGGCGGCCGCCGAACTTTGGCCGTGGCTGCTGCCGAGCATGGTCCTGACACTGGTCTGGTGCGTCACCCGTCTGCAGCTGCCTGCGACCCTGGAGCTGCCGTTTCAAGTGCTGCTCGCGTTGCTGGCGGCCGCGATGCTGTTTCTGCGGCAGCGGCTGATGCCCTTCTTTGGGCTCGTCGTCCTGAGTTTTGTTATCACCGGCGTGTGGCGCCCCGGAATAGCGCCAATCGAGACGGCCCGCAGTTTCTTCGGCGTCCACAGGGTGGCCGAAGTTGCCGACGGCAAGGCGCGCATCCTCTATCACGGCACCACGATCCACGGGGCTCAGCGGTTGCGTAACGACGACGGTACGCCGGTCGATGGTTCGCCGACGCCGCTGACTTACTATTACCCGCAAGGTCCGTTGGCTGAAGCAATCAATGCCGCCCGGGCTGCCCATGGTGTTCTCGGTCATGTCGCGGTGGTCGGGCTCGGTACGGGGTCGCTGGCCTGCCATCGCAAGGCCGGGGAGCACTGGACGTTTTTCGAGATCGACCCGGAAGTGATCCGTATCGCGCGGGATCCGCGCCTCTTTACGTTCCTGTCGAGCTGCGCGCCCGATGCACCCGTGGTGGCTGGCGATGCGCGACTGACGCTGGAAGCGTCGTCCGGCCGCTATGACCTGATCGTTCTGGATGCTTTTTCGTCCGATAGCATCCCGGCGCATCTGCTGACGCGCGAGGCGCTGGCGGGATATCTCTCGAAACTCTCGCCTCGCGGCGTGATCGTCGCACATATTTCCAACCGCCACCTCGATCTCGCGCCGGTGGTGGCCAACGTCGCCCGGTCCCAGGGTCTGGTTGGCTTCCTTCGCGAAGATGACCGCGCCGGCGATTTCATGGCGACATTCGCGTCCAACGCCCGGGTCGTCGCAATGGCGCGCGAGGCCGGTGATACCGGAAGCGTTGCGGGAAAATGGGCGCCGTTGCACCCGGGCCCGGCAAGCGCGCTTTGGACGGACGACTATTCCAACATTCTCGGCATCATGCTGCGCAGGAAATTTGGCGGGTAG
- a CDS encoding cupin domain-containing protein: MDAVTPTGAQTADTHSHLVRPDSMEWQKTRFPGCEAKTLLFDRKTGLMTALMRFAPGAVLPDHEHVNIEQTYVLEGSLVDKEGPAQGIECKAGEFIWREEGSRHVAWCPEGGLMLAIFQVPNKFFEADGRVIDAAGEDWDAAWGHTRKG; the protein is encoded by the coding sequence ATGGACGCCGTGACGCCGACGGGCGCGCAGACCGCTGACACGCATTCCCATCTGGTTCGCCCCGACAGCATGGAATGGCAGAAGACGCGTTTTCCCGGCTGCGAAGCCAAGACGCTGCTGTTCGATCGCAAGACCGGCCTGATGACCGCGCTGATGCGGTTCGCGCCGGGCGCGGTGCTACCCGACCACGAACACGTCAACATCGAGCAGACCTACGTGCTCGAAGGCTCGCTCGTCGACAAGGAAGGCCCGGCGCAGGGCATCGAATGCAAGGCCGGCGAATTCATCTGGCGCGAGGAGGGCAGCCGCCATGTCGCCTGGTGTCCGGAGGGTGGGCTGATGCTCGCGATCTTCCAGGTCCCGAACAAGTTCTTCGAGGCCGATGGCCGCGTCATCGATGCCGCAGGCGAGGATTGGGACGCAGCCTGGGGGCACACCCGCAAGGGCTGA
- a CDS encoding GFA family protein, translating to MAIKGSCHCGRCTCSLCSKRGALWAYYTPAQFRLTSPPENVATYLWGSRTVKHHFCAGCGCGTYSESPDWSTGKPDFDNPKVGVNARLFDDFDLDAVPVTVIDGKNLW from the coding sequence GTGGCCATCAAAGGAAGCTGCCATTGCGGGCGCTGCACCTGTTCGCTTTGTTCCAAGCGCGGCGCGCTGTGGGCTTATTACACCCCGGCGCAATTTCGCCTGACCTCGCCGCCGGAAAATGTCGCGACCTATCTGTGGGGCAGCCGCACCGTCAAGCATCATTTCTGCGCCGGTTGCGGCTGCGGCACCTATTCGGAATCGCCTGATTGGTCGACCGGCAAGCCGGACTTCGACAATCCGAAGGTCGGCGTCAATGCGCGGCTGTTCGACGATTTCGACCTCGATGCCGTGCCGGTCACCGTCATCGATGGCAAGAATTTGTGGTGA
- a CDS encoding sulfite exporter TauE/SafE family protein, with the protein MGFLFVLIVGLLAGTISGIVGTGSSIMLMPVLVYQYGPKEAVPIMAVAAVMANLSRILAWWREVDWRACLAYSVTGIPAAALGARTLLALPSHAVDIAIGLFLIAMVPVRHWLSRHQLKARLWHLAVGGAIIGYLTGIVVSTGPLSVPLFLFYGLNKGAFLATEAASSLGLYLSKSVTFERFGALTPDIAVKGLIAGSSLMFGAFIAKRFVLRLEPDVFRLLMDGIMLVAGLTLLWTAFS; encoded by the coding sequence TTGGGCTTCCTCTTCGTCCTCATTGTCGGCCTGCTCGCCGGCACCATCTCGGGCATTGTCGGCACCGGCTCGTCGATCATGCTGATGCCGGTATTGGTCTATCAATACGGGCCGAAGGAAGCGGTGCCGATCATGGCGGTCGCGGCCGTGATGGCGAACCTGTCGCGCATTCTCGCCTGGTGGCGCGAGGTCGACTGGCGGGCCTGCCTTGCCTATTCGGTCACGGGGATTCCGGCCGCCGCGCTTGGCGCACGGACGCTGCTGGCGCTGCCCTCGCACGCCGTCGACATCGCGATCGGCCTGTTTCTTATCGCGATGGTGCCGGTTCGGCACTGGCTGTCCCGCCATCAGCTTAAAGCACGCCTCTGGCACCTGGCGGTCGGCGGCGCCATCATCGGTTATCTCACGGGTATCGTGGTCTCGACCGGTCCGCTCAGCGTGCCGCTGTTTCTGTTCTACGGATTGAACAAGGGCGCCTTCCTCGCCACCGAAGCCGCAAGCTCGCTCGGGCTTTATCTGAGCAAGTCGGTCACGTTCGAACGCTTCGGCGCGCTGACGCCGGATATCGCGGTGAAGGGCCTGATTGCGGGCTCCTCGCTCATGTTCGGCGCCTTCATCGCCAAACGCTTCGTGCTGCGTCTCGAGCCCGACGTCTTTCGATTGTTGATGGATGGCATCATGCTGGTCGCCGGTCTCACCCTGTTGTGGACGGCATTTTCATAG
- a CDS encoding prohibitin family protein, which produces MPRGIIGAIVAVIVIAIIVAGSWYTVDQTERGVKLRYGAVIGTAQPGLGFKVPLIDSVEKVSVKTFTYAWDKMNSYSYDQQPADLKISVTLRASPDKVADLYAKFGGLDTAVKQVVSPAVNQQVKIVFGRYTAVKAIQERGALNASIKDAITASLKDDPMIMIESVQLENIEFSANYLHSIEQRMLAEVEVQKLQQNAEREKVQAQITVTQATAKANAVRAEAQASADALRLNGEARATNIKLTGEAEAAAIEARAKALGTNPNLVTLVQAERWNGVLPTTMVPGSAVPFVSVK; this is translated from the coding sequence ATGCCCAGGGGAATCATCGGCGCCATCGTCGCCGTCATTGTCATTGCCATCATCGTCGCGGGAAGCTGGTACACCGTCGATCAGACCGAGCGCGGCGTGAAGCTGCGCTACGGCGCGGTCATTGGCACAGCGCAGCCGGGTTTGGGCTTCAAGGTCCCGCTGATCGACAGCGTGGAGAAGGTCAGCGTCAAGACCTTCACCTATGCCTGGGACAAGATGAATTCCTATTCCTACGACCAGCAGCCCGCCGACCTCAAGATCAGCGTGACCTTGCGCGCCTCGCCCGACAAGGTGGCCGATCTCTATGCCAAGTTCGGCGGACTGGACACCGCGGTCAAACAGGTGGTCAGCCCCGCCGTCAATCAGCAGGTCAAGATCGTGTTCGGCCGCTACACAGCGGTGAAGGCTATCCAGGAGCGTGGAGCGCTCAACGCCTCGATCAAGGACGCCATCACGGCATCGCTGAAGGACGACCCCATGATCATGATCGAGAGCGTCCAGCTTGAAAACATCGAGTTCAGCGCCAACTATCTGCACTCGATCGAGCAGCGCATGCTGGCCGAGGTCGAAGTGCAGAAGCTGCAGCAGAACGCCGAGCGCGAAAAGGTGCAGGCGCAGATCACCGTCACCCAGGCCACCGCCAAGGCCAACGCCGTCCGCGCCGAGGCCCAGGCCAGCGCCGACGCGCTGCGGCTGAACGGCGAAGCACGGGCGACCAACATCAAGCTGACCGGCGAAGCCGAAGCCGCCGCCATCGAGGCCCGCGCCAAGGCGCTCGGCACCAACCCCAACCTCGTTACCCTGGTGCAGGCCGAACGCTGGAACGGCGTGCTGCCGACCACGATGGTGCCGGGCTCGGCGGTGCCGTTCGTCTCGGTGAAATAG
- a CDS encoding HAD family phosphatase: MGALIFDFDGVIADSEAIANTVLAETVTRLGHSTTLDEALTRYSGRRWDEAVAEIEAAIGQPLPSDFSGQLKLATLDRFRTDLKEVSGATDFIRRFAHIPRCIASSSSIDRLQLCLSVLALEAEFGSHVFSADMVARGKPHPDIFLFAAGKLGVRPDQCLVIEDSAGGIRAAVAAGMTVVGLCAASHIREGHDLKLRDAGAVHLAHSWSDVERFALHFFNS; the protein is encoded by the coding sequence GTGGGCGCACTGATTTTTGACTTCGACGGCGTCATCGCCGACAGCGAGGCGATTGCCAATACCGTTCTGGCGGAAACCGTTACCAGGCTCGGTCATTCAACGACGCTCGACGAGGCGCTCACCCGCTATTCCGGCCGGAGATGGGACGAAGCCGTGGCGGAGATTGAAGCTGCGATCGGACAGCCGCTGCCTTCCGATTTTTCCGGCCAGCTCAAGCTTGCGACGCTGGACCGGTTCCGAACGGATTTGAAGGAAGTGAGCGGGGCGACAGATTTCATCAGACGTTTTGCGCACATCCCCCGATGCATTGCCTCCTCCAGTTCGATTGATCGCCTGCAGCTGTGCCTTTCGGTGCTGGCCCTGGAAGCGGAATTCGGCAGTCATGTTTTCAGCGCCGATATGGTCGCGCGAGGAAAGCCGCACCCGGACATTTTTCTGTTCGCCGCCGGCAAATTGGGCGTGCGCCCGGATCAGTGTCTCGTCATTGAGGACAGCGCAGGCGGAATCCGGGCGGCCGTTGCCGCCGGGATGACGGTCGTCGGCCTCTGCGCGGCCAGCCACATTCGCGAAGGCCATGATCTCAAGCTGCGCGATGCCGGCGCCGTGCATCTGGCGCATTCCTGGTCGGACGTCGAACGTTTCGCCCTGCACTTTTTCAATAGCTAG
- a CDS encoding adenylate/guanylate cyclase domain-containing protein — protein MSTLAETADITNPRSEAAGRTNAQQDTQKFAEAAIADSKREGLLLAVRARWVALAVIAITLPIINPNWDVIYYVVMLGFFALIGWAQLKVGKVGRSQPELFLIFCDLALMTLLTVVPNPLSAESWPLGMQFRFETFIYFFVFLGTATLAYSWRTVVAMGFWTSAVWAIGVGWVYLQPETHAELSERVRAAVGSDVRMFDIINPTAIGIPTRFQEITVFLIVAMTLALAVRRSNALLISHAGIERERANLARYFSPNVVEQLSGNDEPLKQVRTQNVAVLFADIVDFTAYTDGRSPMEVIGTLRLFHERMEREVFRHGGTLDKYLGDGLMATFGTPTASESDAGNALRCAQAMIASISEFNRERKNRAEPPIRVSVGLHYGEVVLGDIGLNRLEFAVIGTAVNAASRLESLTRELGCAMIASDDLVRQARAEASSSDADFAHLAAQPPRTIRGLEQPVGIWTCADINA, from the coding sequence TTGAGCACATTGGCGGAAACGGCCGATATCACAAATCCCCGGAGCGAAGCAGCCGGGCGAACCAACGCCCAGCAAGACACCCAGAAGTTCGCCGAAGCGGCCATTGCGGACAGCAAGCGCGAAGGTCTTCTGCTCGCCGTCCGGGCCCGCTGGGTCGCGTTGGCGGTGATTGCCATTACCTTGCCGATCATCAACCCGAACTGGGACGTGATTTACTACGTGGTGATGCTCGGCTTTTTTGCGTTGATCGGCTGGGCCCAACTCAAGGTCGGCAAGGTCGGGCGTTCGCAGCCGGAGCTTTTCCTGATCTTTTGCGATCTGGCGTTAATGACCCTCCTCACCGTCGTGCCCAATCCGCTGAGTGCCGAGAGCTGGCCGCTCGGCATGCAATTCCGGTTCGAGACTTTCATCTATTTCTTTGTTTTCCTGGGAACCGCGACCCTTGCCTATTCGTGGCGAACGGTGGTCGCGATGGGCTTCTGGACCTCTGCCGTGTGGGCGATCGGGGTCGGCTGGGTCTACCTGCAGCCCGAGACCCACGCCGAGCTGTCGGAACGCGTGCGAGCCGCTGTCGGCTCCGACGTCAGAATGTTCGACATCATCAACCCCACAGCGATCGGCATTCCGACACGATTCCAGGAAATCACGGTGTTCCTGATCGTCGCCATGACGTTGGCGCTGGCGGTGCGCCGTTCCAACGCCCTGCTGATCAGTCACGCCGGAATCGAGCGCGAACGGGCCAACCTCGCGCGGTATTTTTCCCCCAATGTCGTCGAGCAATTGTCTGGAAATGACGAACCTCTCAAGCAGGTCCGAACGCAGAATGTCGCGGTGCTATTTGCTGATATCGTCGATTTCACCGCCTATACGGATGGCCGGAGCCCGATGGAGGTCATCGGGACGCTGCGACTATTCCACGAGCGGATGGAACGGGAGGTGTTCCGGCATGGCGGAACGCTGGACAAGTATCTGGGTGACGGATTGATGGCGACGTTCGGCACCCCCACCGCCAGCGAGTCGGACGCCGGAAACGCGCTGCGTTGCGCGCAGGCCATGATCGCGTCGATCAGCGAGTTCAATCGCGAACGAAAAAATCGCGCCGAGCCGCCGATCCGCGTCAGCGTCGGGTTACACTATGGTGAAGTCGTGCTCGGGGATATCGGCTTGAACCGGCTCGAATTCGCGGTCATCGGCACGGCGGTGAACGCGGCAAGCCGGCTTGAATCACTTACCCGCGAGCTTGGCTGCGCCATGATAGCCAGCGACGACCTGGTGCGGCAGGCGCGCGCGGAGGCCAGCAGTTCAGATGCCGACTTCGCGCATCTGGCCGCCCAGCCACCACGGACGATTCGCGGTCTCGAGCAGCCGGTTGGCATCTGGACGTGTGCCGACATCAATGCCTGA
- the radA gene encoding DNA repair protein RadA, producing MAKSTLSFVCQNCGAAYNRWQGKCESCGEWNTLAEEDTTGATSMPVSIRSKRKGRTFKLESLTGKTQDAPRLSSGMMELDRVTGGGFVRGSVLLVGGDPGIGKSTLLTQATSLMARAGHRVVYISGEEAVAQVRLRAERLGLADAPVQLAAETSVEDIVSTLSEGAVPRLIVIDSIQTMWTDTVESAPGTVTQVRASAQALIRFAKKSGAAIILVGHVTKDGQIAGPRVVEHMVDAVLSFEGEGSQHFRILRAMKNRFGPTDEIGVFEMTGLGLREVSNPSELFLSERDLGSPGTAVFAGIEGTRPVLVELQALVAPTTLGTPRRAVVGWDPSRLSMVLAVLEAHCGVKLSGYDVYLNVAGGLRIQEPAADLAAAAALVSSLVNAPLPTDAVYFGEISLSGAVRPVAQTSARLKEAAKLGFGRAVLPESARGEVGSDGGLSLNSVGGLTSLVAEIAARGTPRGNRDTGREGVREKNATPARFRRENS from the coding sequence ATGGCCAAATCCACCCTCTCCTTTGTCTGCCAGAACTGCGGCGCTGCGTATAATCGCTGGCAGGGCAAGTGCGAGTCCTGCGGCGAGTGGAATACGCTGGCCGAGGAGGACACGACCGGCGCGACCTCGATGCCGGTGTCTATCCGCTCCAAACGCAAGGGCCGGACGTTCAAGCTGGAATCGCTGACCGGCAAGACCCAGGACGCCCCTCGCCTGTCCTCCGGCATGATGGAGCTCGATCGCGTCACCGGCGGCGGGTTTGTCCGCGGCTCGGTGCTTTTGGTCGGCGGCGACCCCGGCATCGGCAAATCGACGCTGCTCACGCAGGCAACCAGCCTGATGGCGCGCGCCGGCCATCGCGTGGTTTACATATCGGGCGAAGAAGCCGTGGCGCAGGTGCGGCTGCGCGCCGAGCGGCTGGGGCTCGCGGACGCGCCGGTGCAACTCGCCGCCGAAACGTCGGTCGAAGACATCGTCTCGACGCTGTCGGAGGGCGCGGTGCCGCGCCTGATCGTGATCGATTCGATCCAGACCATGTGGACCGACACGGTGGAATCGGCGCCGGGAACGGTGACGCAGGTCCGCGCCTCCGCACAGGCGCTCATTCGGTTCGCCAAGAAATCGGGTGCAGCCATCATCCTGGTCGGCCACGTCACCAAGGACGGCCAGATCGCGGGCCCGCGCGTGGTCGAGCACATGGTCGATGCGGTGCTGTCGTTCGAGGGCGAAGGCTCGCAGCATTTCCGGATTTTGCGCGCTATGAAGAACCGTTTCGGCCCGACCGATGAGATCGGCGTGTTCGAGATGACGGGCCTGGGCCTTCGCGAGGTATCCAACCCCTCCGAATTGTTCCTTTCTGAACGAGACCTGGGCAGCCCGGGCACGGCGGTATTTGCCGGCATCGAAGGCACCCGCCCGGTATTGGTGGAATTGCAGGCATTGGTGGCCCCGACCACGCTCGGCACCCCCAGGCGGGCCGTGGTGGGCTGGGACCCCAGCCGCCTGTCGATGGTGCTGGCGGTGCTGGAGGCCCATTGCGGGGTCAAACTGTCCGGCTACGACGTCTATCTGAACGTGGCGGGGGGTCTGCGGATCCAGGAGCCCGCGGCCGACCTTGCGGCGGCAGCCGCCCTGGTGTCGTCCTTGGTGAACGCACCGTTACCGACAGATGCGGTTTATTTCGGCGAGATTTCGCTCTCGGGCGCGGTCCGGCCGGTGGCGCAGACCTCGGCCCGGTTGAAAGAGGCCGCGAAACTCGGCTTTGGCCGCGCCGTTCTGCCCGAATCGGCCCGCGGTGAGGTCGGCTCCGATGGCGGCCTGTCGCTGAACAGCGTCGGCGGGTTGACCAGCCTGGTTGCCGAAATCGCGGCGCGCGGCACTCCCAGAGGCAACCGGGACACCGGTCGCGAGGGTGTGAGGGAGAAAAATGCCACACCGGCGCGATTCCGTCGTGAAAACAGCTAA
- a CDS encoding CvpA family protein yields the protein MPITILDLVLLGVMLISGLLAMVRGFMREILSIAAWGAAALVTLYAFSKLLPTAKAYFNNDTVASVVVVAGTFIGTLIVVSVITVRISDMILDSRIGALDRTLGFLFGLGRGLLIVVVAFLFFSWLVPDKQRPDWITGAKSRVVLQGTGDWLMSLLPDDPENTILKRFKKNKPEDDQTDADQAAPASGDGYSKPARDSLKKLIEKPAAR from the coding sequence ATGCCGATAACGATACTCGATCTCGTCCTGCTCGGAGTGATGCTGATTTCGGGGCTGCTCGCCATGGTGCGCGGCTTCATGCGCGAAATCCTGTCGATCGCGGCATGGGGCGCGGCGGCGCTGGTGACGCTGTATGCCTTCTCGAAGCTGCTGCCGACCGCCAAGGCCTATTTCAATAACGACACGGTGGCGTCCGTGGTGGTGGTGGCCGGCACCTTCATCGGCACCCTGATCGTGGTCTCCGTCATCACCGTGCGGATTTCGGACATGATCCTGGATTCCCGGATCGGCGCGCTGGATCGCACGCTTGGATTCTTGTTTGGGTTGGGTCGCGGCCTTTTGATCGTGGTGGTCGCGTTCCTGTTCTTCAGCTGGCTGGTCCCGGACAAGCAGCGGCCGGACTGGATCACCGGCGCCAAGTCGCGAGTGGTCCTGCAGGGAACCGGGGATTGGTTAATGTCGCTCTTGCCGGACGATCCCGAGAACACCATCTTAAAGAGATTCAAGAAGAATAAACCGGAAGACGATCAAACTGACGCCGACCAGGCAGCCCCTGCGTCCGGCGATGGCTACAGTAAACCTGCCCGCGACAGCCTTAAAAAGCTGATCGAGAAACCCGCGGCACGCTAA
- the purF gene encoding amidophosphoribosyltransferase, giving the protein MQNPSDPAGQLDPNFGIELQDDLEGDTLREECGVFGIFGHPEAAAITALGLHALQHRGQEAAGIVSFDGSRFHSERRLGLVGDTFSRREVIERLPGIMAVGHVRYSTTGATILRNVQPLFAELNAGGFAVGHNGNLTNGLTLRRELVKGGAMMQSTTDTEVILHLVAQSKRGRFIDRFIESLRAIEGAYALVALTNKKLIGARDPLGIRPLVLGDLDGRPILTSETCALDMIGAKYVRDIEPGEIIVFDETGANSHKPFPPKPPRPCIFEYIYFSRPDSIVGGRSVYDVRKAFGAQLARESHVEVDVVVPVPDSGVPAALGYSQHSGVPFELGIIRNHYVGRTFIQPTQSVRELGVRMKHSANRAAIEGKRIILIDDSLVRGTTSKKIVRMMRDAGAREVHFRLASPPILYPDYYGIDLPDRGGLLAATHSLEEMRDIIGADSLAFLSIDGMYRAMGEPGRDPANPKFSDHCFTGAYPTHLTDQTQVEPQPRQLSLLAEAS; this is encoded by the coding sequence ATGCAAAACCCTTCCGATCCCGCCGGCCAACTCGACCCGAATTTTGGCATCGAGTTGCAGGACGATCTCGAAGGCGACACGCTACGCGAGGAATGCGGCGTGTTCGGCATCTTCGGCCACCCCGAGGCCGCCGCCATCACCGCACTCGGACTACACGCCCTTCAGCATCGCGGCCAAGAAGCCGCGGGCATCGTCTCCTTCGACGGCAGCCGCTTCCATTCAGAACGCCGCCTCGGCCTCGTCGGCGATACCTTCTCCCGCCGCGAGGTGATCGAGCGCCTGCCCGGCATTATGGCCGTCGGTCATGTCCGCTATTCCACGACAGGCGCGACCATCCTGCGCAACGTCCAGCCGCTGTTCGCCGAATTGAATGCCGGCGGCTTCGCAGTCGGCCATAACGGCAATCTCACCAACGGACTGACGCTGCGCCGCGAGCTGGTGAAGGGCGGCGCGATGATGCAGTCGACCACCGATACCGAGGTCATCCTGCATCTGGTCGCGCAATCCAAGCGCGGCCGTTTCATCGACCGCTTCATCGAGTCGCTGCGTGCGATCGAAGGCGCTTACGCGCTGGTCGCGCTGACCAACAAGAAACTGATCGGCGCGCGTGACCCGCTCGGCATCCGCCCGCTGGTGCTCGGCGATCTCGACGGTCGTCCGATCCTGACCTCGGAAACCTGTGCGCTCGACATGATCGGCGCCAAATATGTCCGCGACATCGAGCCCGGCGAAATCATCGTGTTCGACGAGACCGGCGCTAACAGCCACAAGCCGTTCCCGCCGAAGCCGCCGCGGCCCTGCATTTTCGAATATATCTATTTCTCGCGACCGGACTCCATCGTCGGCGGCCGCTCGGTCTACGACGTCCGCAAAGCCTTCGGCGCGCAGCTCGCGCGCGAAAGCCATGTCGAGGTCGACGTCGTGGTGCCGGTGCCGGATTCCGGCGTGCCTGCCGCTCTCGGCTACAGCCAGCATTCCGGTGTGCCGTTCGAACTCGGCATCATCCGTAACCACTATGTCGGCCGCACCTTCATCCAGCCGACGCAGAGCGTGCGCGAACTCGGCGTGCGCATGAAGCATTCGGCCAACCGCGCCGCGATCGAGGGCAAGCGCATCATCCTGATCGACGACTCGCTGGTGCGCGGCACCACGTCGAAGAAGATCGTCCGCATGATGCGTGATGCCGGCGCGCGCGAGGTGCATTTCCGCCTCGCCTCGCCGCCGATCCTGTATCCCGATTACTACGGCATCGACCTGCCGGACCGCGGTGGCCTTCTCGCGGCCACCCATTCGCTGGAAGAGATGCGCGACATCATCGGCGCGGACTCGCTGGCGTTCTTGTCGATCGACGGCATGTACCGCGCCATGGGCGAACCCGGCCGCGATCCCGCCAATCCGAAATTCTCCGATCATTGCTTCACCGGCGCCTATCCGACCCACCTCACCGACCAGACCCAGGTCGAGCCGCAGCCCCGGCAATTGTCGCTGCTGGCGGAAGCGAGCTGA